The following proteins are encoded in a genomic region of Helicobacter colisuis:
- a CDS encoding exodeoxyribonuclease III has protein sequence MKLISWNVNGLRACMNKGFMDFFEAVNADVFCIQESKMQREQSTFDFPNYEEYWNSAEKKGYSGVAIFSKTKPLSVAYDMGIAHHDKEGRIICAEYKDFYLVNVYTPNSKRELERLSYRMEWEDDFRAYLKNLEKTKPVIVCGDLNVAHQEIDLKNPKTNRRNAGFTDEEREKMTQLLDSGFTDTFRHFYPTLEGAYSWWSYMGKARENNTGWRIDYFLCSKALDSKLLDAKIYPEIFGSDHCPVGLEINAQ, from the coding sequence ATGAAACTCATTTCATGGAATGTTAATGGGCTTAGAGCCTGTATGAATAAGGGCTTTATGGATTTTTTTGAAGCAGTTAATGCTGATGTATTTTGTATCCAAGAATCTAAAATGCAACGCGAACAATCTACTTTTGATTTTCCCAATTACGAAGAATATTGGAATAGTGCCGAAAAAAAGGGGTATTCTGGAGTGGCAATTTTTAGCAAAACCAAACCCTTAAGTGTCGCGTATGATATGGGTATAGCACACCACGACAAAGAAGGGCGTATTATTTGTGCAGAATATAAAGATTTTTATCTTGTCAATGTCTATACGCCAAACTCTAAACGCGAACTAGAGAGATTGTCATATCGTATGGAATGGGAAGATGATTTTCGCGCCTATCTCAAAAATCTCGAGAAAACAAAACCTGTGATTGTGTGCGGAGATCTCAATGTCGCTCACCAAGAAATTGATCTCAAAAATCCAAAAACAAACCGCAGAAATGCCGGTTTTACTGATGAAGAGCGTGAAAAAATGACACAGCTTCTAGATTCTGGATTCACTGATACATTTAGGCATTTTTATCCCACACTAGAGGGAGCGTATAGCTGGTGGAGTTATATGGGCAAAGCGCGAGAGAATAACACAGGGTGGCGGATTGATTATTTTCTCTGCTCTAAGGCTTTAGATTCAAAACTCTTAGATGCTAAGATTTATCCTGAAATTTTTGGTAGCGATCATTGTCCGGTAGGCTTAGAAATCAATGCGCAATAA
- a CDS encoding metal-dependent hydrolase, whose translation MLGKTHLAFGLGVASCGIYAINFLGKPQLLSSQDLILFYSAISIGALLPDIDEPQSLIGRKTLGISNLIKFFFGHRGFTHSLLFVVLLAIALGALIYFKILSLILAIGLVLGCILHLIGDMMTPSGVPLLIPFSLKNYHILPRVLRFKTGGIFDYLIGLISAGAFIYCNTKPLQKYFLI comes from the coding sequence ATGCTAGGAAAAACCCATTTAGCTTTTGGGCTTGGTGTTGCTTCTTGTGGAATCTATGCGATTAATTTTCTGGGGAAACCGCAACTTTTATCTTCTCAAGATTTAATTCTTTTTTATAGTGCTATTAGCATTGGTGCGTTATTGCCCGATATTGATGAGCCCCAATCTCTCATAGGTAGAAAAACCCTTGGAATCTCAAATCTTATTAAATTTTTCTTTGGGCATCGCGGATTCACACATAGCCTTTTGTTTGTCGTTTTACTAGCCATAGCATTAGGAGCTTTAATTTATTTTAAGATTCTATCTTTGATTTTAGCAATAGGCTTGGTTTTAGGTTGTATTTTACACCTAATAGGCGATATGATGACGCCTAGTGGAGTGCCATTGCTAATACCTTTTAGCCTCAAAAACTACCACATTTTGCCTAGAGTTTTGCGGTTTAAAACAGGTGGAATCTTTGATTATTTAATCGGACTTATTAGTGCAGGTGCTTTTATTTATTGCAATACTAAGCCATTGCAAAAATATTTTTTGATATAA
- the ybeY gene encoding rRNA maturation RNase YbeY, protein MRNKIDFDNQTNFKISDDLLLFLEKIFDKILLDLDLKDKQCELLLVDNPTIQNLNKTHRNKDKPTDVLSFPLESDFSPLLGSIVISLDFIKQNSEKYHHTPNDEMALLFIHGVLHLLGFDHEKDMGEQRCKEEELITFFNLPQSLIVRNQEC, encoded by the coding sequence ATGCGCAATAAAATTGATTTTGACAATCAAACTAATTTTAAAATCAGCGATGATCTGCTTTTATTTTTAGAAAAGATTTTTGATAAGATTCTATTAGACCTAGACCTCAAAGATAAACAATGCGAATTGCTTTTGGTAGATAATCCAACCATTCAAAACCTAAATAAAACTCACCGCAATAAAGACAAACCCACTGATGTGCTATCATTCCCTTTGGAATCAGATTTTTCTCCTTTACTTGGAAGCATAGTTATTTCACTTGATTTTATTAAACAAAATAGCGAAAAATACCATCACACACCCAATGATGAAATGGCGCTCTTGTTTATTCATGGAGTCTTACATTTGCTTGGCTTTGATCACGAAAAAGATATGGGAGAACAAAGATGCAAAGAAGAAGAATTAATTACTTTTTTTAATCTACCACAAAGCCTCATTGTTCGGAATCAAGAATGCTAG
- a CDS encoding phosphatidate cytidylyltransferase: MLNQLKTIEPKRLYTAFFMLIAVVLIIFFHNPFLLWSVLGIAYIVAFYEAYKLYNKEAPKWFFLLFCILIWISIFFSPSLNGLFVALVFLASYQAYTKKGKIEQIMPFIYPTIPFILLYLLYLEYTINAIIWLIFIVALTDSFAYFGGKLLGGKLFSNSAFCITSPNKTKEGVLIGVSCAVIVGTFVGLGVCEFFTSFVFSFCASVASVFGDLYESYLKRKAEVKDSGSIFPGHGGMLDRLDGYFFGAIILYALLGIIQR; encoded by the coding sequence ATGCTAAACCAACTCAAAACCATAGAGCCAAAGCGCCTATACACTGCATTTTTTATGCTAATTGCAGTTGTTTTAATTATTTTTTTTCACAATCCTTTCTTGCTTTGGAGTGTTTTGGGGATTGCCTATATAGTTGCTTTTTATGAGGCTTACAAACTCTATAACAAAGAAGCTCCCAAGTGGTTTTTTTTATTGTTTTGCATTTTAATTTGGATTAGCATCTTTTTTTCTCCCTCCTTAAATGGGCTCTTTGTTGCTCTGGTTTTTCTAGCATCCTATCAAGCCTACACCAAAAAGGGTAAAATTGAACAAATAATGCCCTTTATCTACCCCACTATTCCCTTTATTTTACTTTATCTTCTTTATTTAGAATACACCATTAATGCCATTATTTGGCTAATCTTTATTGTCGCCCTAACAGACAGCTTTGCTTATTTTGGCGGAAAACTCCTTGGTGGAAAACTTTTTAGCAATAGTGCTTTTTGCATCACTTCTCCTAATAAAACCAAAGAAGGGGTTTTGATTGGAGTGAGTTGTGCGGTTATTGTTGGCACATTTGTGGGACTTGGCGTTTGTGAATTTTTCACTTCTTTTGTCTTTAGTTTTTGTGCTAGTGTTGCAAGTGTTTTTGGCGATCTTTATGAAAGCTACCTAAAAAGAAAAGCAGAAGTCAAAGATAGTGGCAGTATTTTTCCAGGACATGGTGGAATGCTAGATAGGCTCGATGGATATTTCTTTGGCGCAATCATTCTTTATGCACTTCTTGGAATCATTCAAAGGTAA
- the corA gene encoding magnesium/cobalt transporter CorA, giving the protein MLNLFTKRNGMVVRETVASVRNIEIGADILWIDLLHPNVEEIAYISKTYLLDIPTKEEREEIEESARYWEDSETVTINTYFLTRPNEEKIFHNETITFLITHNILFTVRYSEFKVFDEIQQRVLASPKNFEDGFDLISKIFELRVEKDADMLEGIAKETRLLRRMVVFDKQLGDEILEKLSILQEMHLSLRDSLFDKRLAITALLRTNKADSEVKKDLGIVLKDINSLVEFTNVNMNILDNIQTLFASQINIEQNKIIKIFTVVTVAMMPPTLIATIYGMNFKHMPELEWTYSYPIVLAVMIISTILPLLYFKKKKWL; this is encoded by the coding sequence ATGCTGAATCTTTTTACTAAACGCAATGGTATGGTTGTTCGAGAGACCGTTGCTTCTGTAAGAAATATTGAAATTGGTGCGGATATTTTATGGATTGACCTCTTGCATCCTAATGTTGAAGAGATTGCTTATATTTCTAAAACCTATCTTTTGGATATACCTACTAAGGAAGAAAGAGAAGAAATTGAAGAATCAGCAAGGTATTGGGAAGATAGTGAAACCGTTACGATTAACACTTACTTTCTAACGCGCCCCAATGAAGAGAAAATATTTCATAATGAAACTATTACTTTTCTTATTACGCATAATATTCTCTTTACTGTGCGCTATAGCGAATTTAAAGTTTTTGATGAAATACAGCAGCGTGTTTTAGCAAGTCCAAAGAATTTTGAAGATGGATTTGATTTGATTTCAAAAATTTTTGAATTGCGCGTAGAAAAAGATGCGGATATGCTTGAGGGAATTGCTAAAGAAACAAGGTTGTTAAGGCGTATGGTTGTTTTTGATAAGCAGCTTGGTGATGAGATTTTAGAGAAGCTTTCTATTTTGCAGGAAATGCATTTGAGTTTGCGAGATAGCTTGTTTGACAAGAGACTTGCAATTACAGCATTGCTTAGGACTAATAAAGCTGATAGTGAAGTGAAGAAGGATTTGGGGATTGTTTTGAAAGATATTAATTCATTGGTGGAATTTACTAATGTTAATATGAATATTTTAGATAATATCCAAACACTTTTTGCAAGTCAAATTAATATAGAACAAAACAAAATTATTAAAATTTTTACGGTGGTAACGGTGGCTATGATGCCTCCAACACTCATTGCAACAATCTATGGAATGAACTTTAAGCATATGCCTGAGTTAGAATGGACTTATTCCTATCCAATTGTATTAGCGGTGATGATTATTTCAACTATTTTACCACTTCTCTATTTTAAAAAGAAAAAATGGCTGTAG
- a CDS encoding phosphoglycerate kinase, which translates to MSKNIQLMQSVKSIREVDIKNKRVLIRVDFNVPMDDELNISDDSRIREAIPTINYCIDNGAKSIILVSHLGRPKGKSDDFSLKHVLKRLERLLAKDVVFVESLENAQVALNTLVDGSIVLLENIRFYEGEEKNDPALSQKLANLCDVYVNDAFGTSHRKHSSTYGIAEYTKEKVAGLLLKKEIDSFAVALSNPLRPLLLIVGGSKVSSKLTLLKSILEVVDKIIIGGAMSNTFLKAIGYDTKSSLVENDLLEDAKDILRSAKEKGVKVYLPVDVVATDNVKEPKEIKITPAQDIPDGLMAVDIGPATVKLFNEVIRVSETIIWNGPLGVYEQQKFSRGTFSIAHTIADTYAYSVIGGGDTADAVDKAGNKDSMSFTSTGGGASLELLEGVVLPAFEVLEKKDC; encoded by the coding sequence ATGAGCAAAAATATCCAATTAATGCAAAGTGTAAAGAGTATTCGTGAGGTTGATATTAAAAATAAGCGTGTTTTGATTCGTGTGGATTTTAATGTGCCTATGGATGATGAATTGAATATTAGCGATGATTCAAGGATTAGGGAAGCGATTCCAACTATCAATTATTGTATTGATAATGGTGCAAAATCTATCATTCTTGTAAGCCACCTTGGCAGACCAAAAGGCAAAAGTGATGACTTTTCACTAAAGCATGTTTTAAAAAGACTAGAGAGATTACTTGCTAAAGATGTTGTTTTTGTAGAGAGTTTAGAAAATGCACAAGTAGCCTTAAATACTTTAGTTGATGGAAGTATCGTGCTATTAGAAAATATTCGCTTTTATGAGGGTGAGGAGAAAAATGATCCAGCACTTTCTCAAAAACTGGCTAATTTATGCGATGTGTATGTGAATGATGCTTTTGGAACATCGCATAGAAAACATTCCTCAACCTATGGAATCGCGGAATATACAAAAGAAAAAGTGGCGGGATTGTTGCTTAAAAAAGAAATTGATTCTTTTGCAGTGGCTTTGTCTAATCCATTGCGCCCTTTATTGTTGATTGTTGGAGGATCTAAGGTTTCTTCAAAATTAACACTTTTAAAATCCATCTTGGAAGTAGTTGATAAAATTATTATCGGTGGTGCGATGAGTAACACTTTTTTAAAGGCAATTGGTTATGACACTAAAAGCTCTCTAGTAGAAAATGATTTATTAGAAGATGCAAAAGATATTTTAAGAAGTGCAAAAGAAAAAGGCGTTAAAGTTTATTTGCCTGTAGATGTTGTGGCAACAGACAATGTAAAAGAACCCAAAGAGATAAAGATTACTCCTGCTCAAGATATTCCAGATGGGTTAATGGCAGTAGATATTGGACCTGCCACGGTAAAACTCTTTAATGAAGTGATTCGGGTAAGTGAGACCATTATTTGGAATGGACCTTTAGGAGTTTATGAACAGCAAAAGTTTTCAAGAGGAACTTTTAGTATCGCACACACTATTGCCGACACTTATGCTTATAGCGTGATTGGTGGTGGAGATACGGCAGATGCTGTTGATAAAGCAGGAAATAAAGATAGTATGAGTTTCACTTCCACGGGCGGAGGAGCTAGTTTAGAGTTGTTAGAGGGTGTGGTTTTACCAGCTTTTGAAGTCTTAGAGAAAAAGGATTGTTAA
- a CDS encoding sensor histidine kinase, producing MIDQNLLESLSSSDKESFAKGLKELITQTYEVEKEFIELKALFEEVLDILPTAVWVLEQGGEIFYQNSLASEIPELLEAFDLQKTKRQEIELDSKVYLVQTNQKLNKIIISATDITSEKRRERLASMGQISAHLAHEIRNPVGSVALLASTLLKRVDIKNKTLVLEIKKSIWRVERIIKATLLFSKGVHIQKSKIDPQKLQDELEESLSYYTYSKNIHFAFDFSGESFEADFDLLCIVLQNFLFNAIDAIEEGEEEGAVEISYQKTDKGVVFRIFDNGKPIENPQILFEPFKSTKLKGNGLGLALSLQIIQAHEGSIELLAENKKGFEILLPQSV from the coding sequence GTGATTGATCAAAATTTACTTGAATCGCTTAGTAGTAGCGATAAGGAATCATTTGCCAAAGGCTTAAAAGAGCTTATTACTCAAACTTACGAAGTTGAAAAAGAATTTATCGAGCTTAAGGCACTTTTTGAAGAAGTGCTTGATATTTTACCAACAGCCGTTTGGGTTTTGGAGCAGGGGGGCGAGATTTTTTATCAAAATAGCCTTGCATCGGAGATTCCAGAGCTTTTGGAAGCTTTTGATTTGCAAAAGACCAAGCGTCAGGAAATTGAGCTAGATTCAAAAGTTTATTTGGTTCAGACTAATCAAAAGTTAAATAAAATCATTATTTCTGCTACCGATATTACAAGTGAAAAGCGTCGTGAAAGACTAGCATCTATGGGTCAGATTTCTGCGCATCTAGCACACGAAATTCGCAATCCAGTTGGCTCTGTAGCGCTACTTGCTTCTACACTTTTAAAACGAGTGGATATAAAAAATAAAACTTTGGTTTTGGAAATTAAAAAATCAATTTGGAGAGTGGAGCGAATTATTAAAGCAACTTTGCTTTTTTCAAAAGGGGTGCATATCCAAAAAAGCAAAATTGATCCCCAAAAATTACAAGATGAATTGGAAGAATCTTTGAGTTACTATACTTATTCTAAAAATATTCATTTTGCTTTTGATTTTAGCGGAGAATCATTTGAAGCAGATTTTGATTTGTTGTGCATTGTTTTGCAAAATTTCCTTTTTAACGCCATTGATGCCATTGAAGAGGGTGAAGAAGAAGGTGCAGTGGAGATAAGTTACCAAAAAACAGATAAGGGAGTAGTATTTAGGATTTTTGATAATGGCAAACCCATAGAGAATCCACAAATCCTTTTTGAGCCTTTTAAAAGCACTAAACTTAAGGGGAATGGTTTGGGACTTGCTTTGTCTTTGCAGATTATCCAAGCACATGAAGGTAGCATTGAGCTATTAGCAGAAAACAAGAAAGGTTTTGAGATTCTTTTGCCACAAAGTGTTTAA
- the dxr gene encoding 1-deoxy-D-xylulose-5-phosphate reductoisomerase: MIVLGSTGSIGISTLAIAKRFLLEIETLSAGKNISLLNEQILEFNPKNVVIADKQDIPKITKKFSGKIYYGKDGILESISASKSNLVINALVGFLGLEPTLHSLKEGKRVALANKESLVVGGDFIDTSKIIPIDSEHFSLAYLMNFNPAIRPFKNLYITASGGAFRDTPLEEIPLQNAANALKHPNWRMGKKITIDSATMVNKLFEILEAHWLFKTQNIDAYIERNSQIHALVEFWDGSVVAHFANANMQLPIAYAIAHGLNLKEDFLQSFSNSPLIPSISLTNQNYTLEPICTKRYPLWNLRKSLLENPKLGVILNAANEVAVESFLSHAIPFGKITIIIQKTLDHFHSTLPNSLDEIFALDTEVRKFTQSTFNL; the protein is encoded by the coding sequence ATGATTGTTTTAGGTTCAACAGGTTCTATTGGAATTAGCACCCTAGCTATCGCCAAACGCTTTTTGCTAGAAATTGAAACACTAAGCGCAGGTAAAAATATCTCCCTTCTTAATGAGCAAATTCTTGAATTTAATCCCAAAAATGTAGTTATTGCAGACAAACAAGATATTCCTAAAATCACCAAAAAATTTAGTGGAAAAATCTATTATGGCAAAGATGGTATCTTAGAATCCATTTCTGCTTCCAAAAGTAATTTAGTGATTAATGCTCTTGTTGGCTTTTTGGGTTTAGAGCCTACGCTGCATTCTCTTAAAGAAGGCAAAAGGGTTGCTTTAGCCAATAAGGAAAGTCTAGTTGTTGGAGGAGATTTCATTGATACTTCCAAAATCATTCCCATTGATAGCGAACATTTTAGTCTTGCCTATCTTATGAATTTCAATCCTGCAATCCGCCCATTTAAAAATCTTTATATCACTGCAAGTGGGGGTGCCTTTAGAGATACTCCCCTAGAAGAAATCCCCTTGCAAAATGCTGCTAATGCGCTCAAGCACCCCAATTGGAGAATGGGCAAAAAAATCACTATTGATTCAGCAACTATGGTTAATAAGCTCTTTGAGATTCTAGAAGCACATTGGCTTTTTAAAACTCAAAATATTGATGCTTATATTGAGCGAAACTCTCAGATTCATGCCTTAGTAGAGTTTTGGGATGGAAGTGTGGTAGCACATTTTGCCAATGCCAATATGCAACTCCCTATTGCTTATGCCATTGCCCATGGGCTTAATTTAAAAGAGGATTTTTTACAATCTTTTTCTAATTCTCCCCTTATCCCAAGCATTAGCTTAACAAATCAAAACTACACCCTAGAGCCCATTTGCACCAAACGCTATCCTTTATGGAATCTTAGAAAATCTCTCTTAGAAAATCCTAAACTAGGCGTTATTTTAAACGCAGCCAATGAAGTTGCAGTTGAATCTTTTTTGTCCCACGCTATTCCTTTTGGAAAAATTACAATCATCATTCAAAAAACCCTAGATCATTTTCACAGCACACTACCAAACTCTCTTGATGAAATCTTTGCATTAGACACTGAAGTGCGAAAATTTACCCAAAGCACTTTTAATCTCTAG
- a CDS encoding catalase, with amino-acid sequence MIKNFKKILAVCASTCLLGTFINAQETIYDADKIAEIFYKLNGDPNDSKARVNHKKGFCANATFIADKNFSLSNIDIPLFNQANIPVQIRYSLGGVIQDDRSKQRGMALKFMGKDDSWTMVMLNTEINFARTPKEFGQFFEMKIPNFMDQKTIDELSKNVNSYKNFSAYLDKIGISSLEHTPFYSIHTFWFKEKGKNETIPARWKFIPKDGISYLSQSELKSASKDFLKEGFIAYTKNKSVEYEMYLEFPNKGDAVDDTTALWKGNHKTLLVGTLKAEKYDGEACNQDVYFPSELPSGVEAPKDPIFDLRTPTYAITFGKRQ; translated from the coding sequence ATGATTAAAAATTTCAAAAAAATCTTAGCAGTCTGTGCTAGCACTTGTTTGCTCGGAACTTTTATTAATGCTCAAGAAACCATTTATGATGCAGATAAAATTGCAGAAATTTTCTATAAACTAAATGGCGACCCAAATGATAGCAAAGCAAGAGTGAATCATAAAAAAGGATTTTGTGCAAATGCTACTTTTATTGCCGATAAGAACTTCAGCCTTTCTAATATAGATATTCCGCTTTTCAATCAAGCAAATATTCCCGTGCAAATTCGCTATTCTCTAGGTGGCGTTATACAAGATGATAGAAGCAAACAAAGAGGTATGGCTCTTAAATTTATGGGAAAAGATGATTCTTGGACTATGGTAATGCTTAACACTGAAATTAACTTTGCTAGGACCCCAAAAGAATTTGGACAATTCTTTGAAATGAAAATTCCAAATTTTATGGACCAAAAAACTATTGATGAGCTCAGTAAAAATGTAAATTCTTATAAAAACTTTAGTGCATATTTAGATAAAATTGGTATTTCAAGCCTAGAGCATACTCCTTTTTATAGCATTCACACTTTTTGGTTTAAAGAAAAAGGGAAAAACGAAACTATTCCTGCTAGATGGAAATTTATCCCCAAAGATGGAATTAGCTATTTAAGTCAAAGTGAGCTTAAGAGTGCTTCTAAAGATTTTCTAAAAGAAGGTTTCATAGCTTACACAAAAAATAAATCTGTTGAATATGAAATGTATCTTGAATTTCCTAACAAAGGAGATGCAGTTGATGATACAACCGCTTTGTGGAAAGGGAATCACAAGACTTTATTAGTAGGAACACTCAAAGCTGAAAAATACGATGGTGAAGCGTGCAATCAAGATGTTTATTTCCCATCAGAACTACCAAGCGGAGTAGAAGCACCTAAAGATCCTATTTTCGATCTTAGAACACCTACCTACGCAATCACTTTTGGAAAGAGACAATAG
- a CDS encoding flagellar basal body P-ring protein FlgI produces the protein MKKIIPLLFSLFLVTPVFAAKVSDLVNIVGVRDNQLIGYGLVVGLNGSGDKTTSTFTMQSISNMLESVNVKIDPNDIQSKNVAAVMVTAKLPPFARQGDTIDILVSSIGDAKSLEGGTLLLTPLSGLDGRIYAVAQGAVGIGGKNERGGSANHSLAATMPNGGIVEREVTYDLYSKVNATLSLKEANFQNAMRIQTKINETFGASPNNKPIAIAIDPRTIKLQRPENLSMVEFLARVQDIDVDYVREDKIIINEKTGTVIAGMGVEVSPVVVTHNNITIKVSNEAANDPEAVDMGSGAVFSPQQAMVTSPNNPTISSVTRALQRMGATPKDMIAIIETMKKAGAFNADLEII, from the coding sequence ATGAAAAAAATAATACCTCTTCTTTTTAGTCTTTTTTTGGTTACCCCAGTTTTTGCTGCCAAAGTGAGTGATTTGGTGAATATTGTTGGAGTGAGAGATAATCAGCTTATTGGTTATGGTTTGGTAGTTGGATTAAATGGAAGTGGAGATAAGACAACTTCCACTTTTACGATGCAGTCTATTTCAAATATGCTAGAGAGCGTGAATGTTAAAATCGATCCTAATGATATACAATCTAAAAATGTCGCAGCAGTAATGGTAACAGCCAAATTGCCCCCCTTTGCTAGACAGGGAGATACGATTGATATTTTAGTTTCTAGCATTGGGGATGCCAAATCGCTTGAGGGAGGAACTTTGCTTTTAACTCCATTAAGCGGATTAGATGGTAGAATCTATGCAGTAGCACAAGGAGCAGTGGGGATTGGTGGAAAAAATGAAAGAGGAGGAAGCGCTAATCACTCTCTTGCAGCAACAATGCCAAATGGAGGGATTGTTGAGAGAGAAGTTACGTATGATTTGTATAGCAAAGTTAATGCAACTTTGAGCTTAAAAGAAGCTAATTTCCAAAATGCTATGCGGATTCAAACTAAAATCAACGAAACTTTTGGTGCTAGTCCTAATAATAAACCTATTGCTATAGCAATTGATCCTCGAACTATCAAACTCCAAAGACCAGAAAATTTGAGTATGGTAGAGTTTCTAGCGCGCGTGCAAGATATTGATGTGGATTATGTTAGAGAAGATAAGATTATTATTAATGAAAAAACAGGGACGGTTATTGCAGGAATGGGGGTTGAAGTTTCTCCAGTGGTAGTAACACATAATAATATTACCATCAAAGTTTCCAATGAAGCGGCTAATGATCCAGAAGCGGTGGATATGGGTTCAGGAGCAGTCTTTAGTCCGCAGCAAGCAATGGTTACAAGCCCCAATAATCCAACAATTTCAAGTGTTACAAGGGCATTGCAAAGAATGGGTGCTACTCCAAAAGATATGATTGCCATTATTGAAACAATGAAAAAAGCAGGTGCTTTTAACGCAGATTTAGAGATTATTTAA
- a CDS encoding coproporphyrinogen III oxidase family protein: MTHQNFSTKIVNSIMRYATNKYLTLKPSSLTQLPPPNSTKAKEKSYLLYIHIPFCMTLCTYCSFNRFLFQEDKAKAYFELLRKEMLMVKDLGYDFNAIYVGGGTTSIMPKELCETLDLAKSLFGIKEVSCESDPNHLHLEELEMFRGRIDRLSVGVQSFDDGILRKVGRYEKFGSGKEVIKKLQKAIGVLPILNIDLIFNFPNQTKEMLAKDLEIIKELKPEQVTLYPLMSSPSVKSILKRSIGEVSLKNEAQLYWQILETLKEDFSPLSSWAFSHKGSAIFDEYVVDNDEYVGIGSGSFSFLNGTLYVNTFSLKEYAYKINSGNMGVARERKYSKKAQLQYRLMVELFGGKASAKDFKQKYNANLEWDLFKELAFLKLTGNIYKKDGDYYPTTQGKYLFLSMMKEFYIGMDRVREESRAMLKEEDM, from the coding sequence ATGACGCATCAAAATTTTTCTACCAAAATTGTTAATTCTATTATGCGTTATGCAACCAATAAATACCTTACTTTAAAACCTTCCAGTCTTACACAATTGCCTCCACCAAACTCTACTAAAGCAAAAGAAAAGTCTTATTTATTGTATATTCATATTCCCTTTTGTATGACACTTTGCACTTATTGTTCTTTTAATCGCTTTTTATTTCAAGAGGACAAGGCGAAAGCTTATTTTGAATTATTGCGCAAAGAAATGTTGATGGTTAAAGATTTGGGATATGATTTTAATGCTATTTATGTAGGTGGTGGGACAACTTCAATTATGCCAAAAGAATTGTGTGAAACTTTGGATTTAGCTAAGAGTCTCTTTGGAATTAAGGAAGTATCATGTGAGTCAGATCCTAACCATCTTCATTTAGAAGAGTTGGAAATGTTTAGGGGTCGCATTGATAGACTTTCTGTTGGGGTGCAGAGTTTTGATGATGGAATCTTAAGAAAAGTTGGGCGTTATGAGAAGTTTGGTAGTGGCAAAGAAGTGATAAAAAAGCTACAAAAAGCTATTGGAGTGTTGCCTATTTTAAATATAGATTTGATTTTTAATTTTCCTAATCAAACTAAAGAAATGTTGGCAAAAGATCTAGAGATTATTAAAGAGTTAAAACCTGAACAAGTTACACTTTATCCTTTGATGTCTTCTCCATCGGTTAAAAGCATTTTAAAGCGTTCTATTGGAGAAGTTAGTTTAAAGAATGAAGCACAGCTTTATTGGCAGATTTTAGAAACCTTAAAAGAGGATTTTTCTCCTTTATCAAGTTGGGCTTTTTCACACAAAGGCAGTGCAATTTTTGATGAATATGTGGTGGATAATGACGAGTATGTAGGGATTGGTTCAGGTTCTTTTAGTTTTTTAAATGGCACTTTATATGTGAATACTTTTTCGCTCAAAGAGTATGCATATAAAATTAATAGTGGTAATATGGGAGTTGCAAGAGAGAGAAAATATTCTAAAAAGGCACAATTGCAATATCGCTTAATGGTAGAGCTTTTTGGTGGCAAAGCTAGCGCTAAAGATTTTAAGCAAAAATATAATGCAAATTTAGAGTGGGATTTGTTTAAAGAGTTGGCATTTTTAAAATTAACAGGTAATATTTATAAAAAAGATGGAGATTATTATCCAACAACACAGGGTAAATATCTTTTTTTATCAATGATGAAAGAATTTTACATTGGTATGGATAGAGTGCGTGAAGAATCTCGTGCAATGCTCAAAGAAGAAGATATGTAG
- a CDS encoding rod-binding protein, with protein sequence MEINFNHLNAYSKDILDAAKQAPTIQKTDDDTRLREQTDAFEALIIKNMLDTALKMDDSLYPKAPGHDIYESMYRDTLSESLSGSFGFSDLLFDYLKDLQSKQGNK encoded by the coding sequence ATGGAAATTAATTTTAATCACTTAAACGCATATTCTAAGGATATTTTAGATGCAGCAAAGCAGGCTCCGACTATTCAAAAGACTGATGATGACACGCGTTTAAGAGAGCAAACTGATGCCTTTGAAGCATTGATTATAAAAAATATGCTTGATACGGCTTTGAAAATGGATGATTCGTTATATCCAAAAGCCCCAGGACATGATATTTATGAATCAATGTATCGTGATACTTTATCAGAAAGTTTAAGTGGGAGTTTTGGTTTTAGTGATTTACTTTTTGATTATCTAAAAGATTTACAAAGCAAACAAGGAAACAAGTGA